GGGTTggatttggtgggcatgccaagccttatCTACTACCCTAAGGAAGCGGGAATATAGGGGATGATTCTTCTAATAAAATAACAAAGCCTCTAAAAGCCACATATTTCCTTTACCATAAGCCTAAGAAAAAGATGGGCAGCGGCTGCCACAAGAGACACGCATACAAGCtgataggcaggcaggcaggagaggCTAAAAGGCAAGTTACCTCTTTTCTGAATGCCTAAGAGGAagaaactctctctctctacccagcCCAGATCCTGATAAGTTAAAACCACCCCAACCACTCATCAAACACACCAACTAAAGCACAGGATTGCCTCTGAGGTGGGTTGGACTTCCAGGTCAAGTCTGTGCTGGAAGTCAAACCTATACGTTAACCCTCAAATGGCTGAAATGGAGATTTTGCCCTATCTTGCCATTCTACTCTTCCAGGGTGTGGGAATGAAGGCATAAGAATCAGCCAGTGGGCTGAGGGAGAAAGGGCCCTGAGTTCTCAGAgcggccttgaagtcctcctctTTGTTTCTGTACCAGACTGAGCAAGTTGGCAGGAAAGGGccaaggagagaggaggagagctggTCCAAAGATGTGCGGATGAACTGGAGAGGCTCtggcaggcaagttcttccgcgaaagcgggagggcttgcagtgtaagcagggggtacctggcttcttggaGCCTGGCGGGATGCCATGGCCCAAAGCTCCTGATGAGGttggctggcagaagctggcagcagtcggctagcaggagcggctgggggaggggtcatgtagcgggcagctagggggaggggagcgaAAGTTTGAGCcgatggaatcccgaaggccagTCCCTTGAGACGTTTAGAACCCCGGGTGCATTAAGGTCCTTAAGGTCAGTAAAGCAAGGATGCTCATCCCTTCCGCGGGACAGGGCAGGAACtcagatgcccatcccttcagtGGACAGGGCTGGACTGCCCATTCTGTTCCTAGCGATGGATCGCATgtgtgtagggatgggcatgaagagGCTCACAGACTCGACTTCATGGCTAATTTGAGCGGGTTCCTGCATCATTAAAcaaagttggtggcagcctgctgtcatcagctttcaggaactttcaagtgtttgtggtggttcatcaTTAGAGCAGAACACGGGGGTTTAATGCAATTCAGAGGCTCTTCAATCTGTTCCCTGCCATTCAGCATCCACAATCCTAGACTGGGATATTCTAATGGCAGTGCAGTCCTATGGATTTCATTGTATGTACCCCCAACATAGGTATTTTTCTGGAACGCTTAAGGCACCACAGGTTGGGGGCACAGAGGTGTGgggtccaatgttccctctaagctgagttagcgtgagctagctcacagatttttagcctccggctcaaagatttttgtcttagctcaggaaggatgacctcagagcacaataatttatgcagcagctcacaactttaatgccaggagctcacagagtagaatttttgctcacaagactctgcagcttagagggaacattggttgggggCACATGCACTGATATGCCCCTGCAACTCCAATGGAGCTTGTGTAATAATAAAGACTAAGAATCACAATTTTGTCATATGCTTTGTTTATTGAGGACTTCTGCGGTTAACAGTTCAAGCCAGAAAGAAAGAAGCTTGATATATTGAAGAGAAAAGCTATAGTCTCACAAAAGAATGTAGAACAGTTTTAACTGTCCACTTCTGCTTTTTTCAAAAAGGAACAGCGTAAAAAGTAAGAGGCTACCCTCAAAGCTGACTTTAGGTGACCCCATACAAATTCGTTGCAGCTAggcaggcccagggcttttttgaacataagaacataagagaagccatgttggatcaggccaatggcccatccagtccaacactctgtcacataagaacatgagagaagccatgttggatcaggccaatggcccatccagtccaacactctgtgtcacatagtggccaatatatgtgtgtgtgtatacacacaaacatacatatatatatactgtggctaatagtcactgatggacctctgctccatatttttatccaattccctcttaaagctggctatgcttgtagctgccaccacctcctgtggcagtgaattccacatgttaatcaccctttgggtgaagaagtacttccttttatcctgactgctcagcaatttcattgaatgccctcttgtattgtgagaaatggagaaaagtacttttttctctactttctccatcccatgcataatcttgtaaacctctatcatgtcaccctgcagttaacgtttcttcaagctaaagagccccaagcattttaacctttcttcatagggaaagtgttccaaacctttaatcattccagttgcccttttctgcacttttttttttagcaggaactcttttgcatattaggctactcccccctgatgtagccaatcctccaagagcttacagtaggccctgtaagaagagccctgtaaggtcttggaggattggctacatcaggggtgtgtggcctaatatgcaaaggagttcctgctgcaaaaaaaggcctgggcaGGCCTATCCTGGAACAACCTGAAGAGCAAATTCCAGAGATGGTACCATTTTCCTGATTCTCAGAACAGAACAGAGATGGGCTTCATGTTGACTTTTCCCTTCAGATGTCTGACTCAAGCATTTTCATTGTTTCATTAGATAATAGTCAGAGATCAGGAAGATagctattcttttttaaaaagctgacctGAAGCATAATTGTGAGAGAAGGCTGGACAACAAAAAGCGCAAATTAGACCCCTCACCACATAAAAGTTTTCTTTGCCCAAATCAATCAAATGAGTTTGAGGCAaagagggagaaatgcaaagGGATTTATTTTAAACCCCTTTTCCATAGTCATTTTCCTTTGCTTTTAAGTGGCTAGAATAGAATCAACCTTTCACTCTGGTTTACAAAATCTACCAAAGAGAACAATGCTTTGGGTATTTTTGTGAAGAACATAGAAAAGGAAAGGATGGTCAGCCACAAAATGCACAGGATCGTGATGTTGACGCTTAGAGGCCTGGCCTTCCTTTGCTGCAGGTTCATCACCACCCTCTTCAGCAACCTCAAAGAAAGTATCGTGGACCAGCTGAGACACAGCCACCCCGCGGACGGTTGTCGCCCCAGAGAAATCAGAGTTTTCCGAATCGCTGATTTGTGACAGATTTAAGTACTTGTCTGCCTCAGCCGTCTTCTCGATGCTGAATTTGGGAATCGCCACCTCCACATCTTCAGGCTTCAAATCGTGGGACCAGTCAAGCAGTTTAGCGTGGACTATTGCATCTTCCAGCTAAATGAACAAACAGGAGTGGTAACCATATCATTTCTATCTGGTGGTTATGTAAAAAAGCCAAGATATATTGGGTTAAAGCCCATGAGATACTTCAAGGAATATTGAAAGCGGAAGCAGAAATTTTTATAATATAAACCATCTTTTAAGTATGGTGCAGTAGGACTTGAATAAAGAAAATGTccattgactgactgactgactgactgcagatttatatcccgcccttctctctgaatcagagactcagagcagcttacaatctcctatatcttctccccccacaacagacaccctgtgaggtgggtggggctggagagggctctcccagcagctgcccttccaaggacaacctctgacagagctatggctgacccaaggccattccagcagctgcaagtggaggagtggggaatcaaacccggttctcccagataagagtccgcacacttaaccactacatcaaactggctctcattttttTAGTGATACATGTAGTTACAGCAATAAGGGTTTTATATACAAAAAGTTGGAGACAGGAGAAAATGCCAAATTTGGAGGAATTATTGAGGGGGAAATCTTAAATGCAGCAGAATTAGATATTTTGTCCGTCCTGTTAAATGGGAAATGGAAGCAAGTGGCAAGAGACAAATGGGATAGGCTATACAAATGGATACAGGTTTCTGGAAATAAACTAGTATGTAAATGAAGGAAATGGGTTCAAATTGAAATGAACTTGAAAATTTAAATGTGATTGTCTTAAAACTACCTCCGATCtctgttttatgtatttatgaggggttttttttaattggtaaAGATTCTTTTGTAATTAAGGtttaatttaataaactattaaagggaaggtcccctgtgcaagcaccaatcgtttccgactctggggtgacgttgctttcacaacgttttcacggcagactttttttacagggtggtttgccattgccttccccagtcatctacactttccccccagcaagctcggtactcattttaccgacctcggaaggatagaaggctgagtcaacctcgagccagctacctgaaaacccagcttccgctggggatcgaactcaggtcatgagcagagcttaggactgcagtattgcagccttAACaatctgcgccacagggctcttgtaatAAAGTATAAAGATGGATAAAAAAAGAATTTCTATTAAAGAAGTGCCAAGATTCTGAAATCATttctatttatttagaaaaatgatATGCTGCTTCTCTAGAGACCTCCTTAAGGGCTGCCTAAagatgggcagtttaagccgCTCAGGGGATGGCAGGCTAGCGCCCCCCAAAAAACATGTCTACCTGCGCACATATGCCTGCCATCCCCGCCCCGCCTGTGAGCTGTCCTTGACTTACTGGGAGCCGGCTATAAAAGGCACccctttcaaagtggtgccttttcattGGGGCACCTCCAAGGCACCTCCCTGGCTGTCTGGAttaggcctgtagctacagtggggcccgggggaggtcaggcccatcctttcaacccctccttccaacTTCATGGCTCCTCCATTGAAGGGGCCCCAATCTGTcacctttgctcactgccactctggaCAAggagtagcattgctgctgggttttttgcttttcccctctccctttccctaacacagtgtgcagagcaaaaggggagggggggggttagctggtggaactcaaggcagcttatagcGCTGAAAGCCCAGGGCCCCCCACGTGGgctccaccaaacatgaaatcctggctatagcCCTAGTCTAGatggctgggaagaagaagaagatattggatttatatcccaccctccactctgaatctcagaggctcagagtggctcgcagtcccctttgtcttcctcccccacaacagacaccctgtgaagagggtggggctgagaggagtctcacagcagctgccctttcaaggacaacctctgccagaactatggctgacccaaggccatttcagcaggtgcaagtgggggagtggggaatcaaacccggttctcccagataagagtccgcacacttaaccattacaccaaactggcatgaggAAAGCACCTGGGGAGCCGCGGATGGGGCGCATGAGTGTTCTGGATGCTCCCTGGGCCTGGGGTGCCCATGGTCTGTCCCTCTTCTGCAAGCCATCAGGACGCTCCCAGGTGCTCCTTTTCCGGGTGGCTCATTTCCAGGTCACCTTGATGCCGCCCagagctgcccatctgtaagcagcccGCGTGACTTTATGATGGCTGTGTCTACGTTAATAAAATGATAATTGATATGGCCTCTGCAACCACCATTATTAGATAACGGCCAGATATGGATAGCGAAGCTTTTACAGGAATCACAGAGACAAACGCCACGGGTATTATTTGGAACTCACCTGTAGAAGGGATTCAGGACTTTCATCTTTGGGTAGCAGTATGAACATGCTCATCTCGCGGTTTTTGTAAGGGATCTCCAGAATTTGCACCTCGATGTTGCTTAGGTGAATTGTCCCTGTGCTGTAGGTACCCCTGGTGTGCATCAGGGGCACAGTATGAGAGGTTTTCTGCAAGGGAAGAAAGGGCAAATGTTCAGAGTAATGAGAAACTTATCTAAGCTTGCTCTTGGGACCACTTCcctgttttgaagaagaagaagaagaagaaggtattggatttatatcccgccctccactctgaagagtctcagagcagctcacaatctcctttaccttcctcccccacaacagacaccctgtggggtgggtggggctgaggggctctcaaagcagctgccctttctgagAGAGGCCTGCATGAAAACATCATTGAGGTAAGAGAACTTTACACCCTTTCAAAACATGACCAATAGGTACAATCGGACCCAGAAGTAGCAAGGAAGCACACACATAACCTACCTCGTTTGTGTAAAATGGGGCTTCTTTTGTGAGCTCTTTGTTAAATTGAATTTCCCATACTCCTCTGAAGTAGAGGGCATTCACCATCAGCAACCGAGTCAAAGAATCCAAGCTGTGCTCCGGGAGAAGATCCTTGATTTCACCTTACAAAGAGAGCGAGGAAACGGATTTAGCTTCTTTAAAAGTCCATTATATCATACTTAAGCATTACTGATGCAAACAATTCATTACTCCCTCTTTGCAGAAGCTCAGTGGAGAAGCTGTAATGTAGAAAGTGGTAACATAAAATGCATACTAATTTCCCATTTTTTTCAAGCTCCTTGGTGTTATGTTCCTCCCTGCGGGCCCCCTGCACCGGAAGTACAGGAGCCAGCCACTGGATTTAAGTGCTCTCAGCGGATGAGTGTGTGGTCCCAGTACTTAAAAAGACTTTGTCTGCCATTAAGACTGAACTTAGGGGGGGAAGTgtgttatgtattgtgttgtaCTGGGGGCTTGTTGCCTGagtttgagacaggcactccttgcaaaccaggatcctgaagcctggaagaaatggcaaatcaggatgctaggcatgtaacaacttgtaacaaagagatgcaaatgaagggttCTGGAGTGacccaataggagtaactgttgcctgcgaGGGGGCGtagttaaccatggccagagtgaTGTTTTCATGCAGTGAGTGAAGTGCCTGAGCTATTTGCATctatttcttcttgcaataaagtgttcttggttgattcagggTGAACTCACTTTACTATACTTGGGATCTTTTTATAGAAATAATAATCTCTAATGTTTCTGTTGCCATGAAAAGCTTTTGTTTTCTCACTGGCTGATCCATGATtcatgtcaagacagtgtgtggttgtaattaaaaaggccaacgccatgctggcaattattaggaagggaattggaaacaaatcagccagtatcataatgcccctgtataaatcgatggtgcagtctcatttggaatactgtgtataattttggtcaccacacctcaaaaaggatattatagcactgggaaaagtccagaaaagggcaactagaatgattgaagggttggaacaatttccctatgaagaaaggttaaaatgcttggggctcttggagttaaaacgcttggagaaacattgactgcggggtgatagaagtttacaagattatgcatgggatggagaaagtagagaaagaagtacttttctccctttctcacaatacaagagggcattcaatgaaact
Above is a window of Heteronotia binoei isolate CCM8104 ecotype False Entrance Well chromosome 7, APGP_CSIRO_Hbin_v1, whole genome shotgun sequence DNA encoding:
- the LOC132575560 gene encoding serpin B3-like; this translates as MTTLPEANAKLATDFYHQMRKEHPFDNLLFSPINLTRCLGLLSYGSRGSTATELEKVLHWDELKGSEKVRNKRYLITRIRTSASPAKCVPDYECENPEGVHTAFSKILADLNKPSTDYFLSFANKLSGDYDVAFIQKFLFCALKLYLTEVGGVDFHNAPEDVRRLINLWVEVRSHGEIKDLLPEHSLDSLTRLLMVNALYFRGVWEIQFNKELTKEAPFYTNEKTSHTVPLMHTRGTYSTGTIHLSNIEVQILEIPYKNREMSMFILLPKDESPESLLQLEDAIVHAKLLDWSHDLKPEDVEVAIPKFSIEKTAEADKYLNLSQISDSENSDFSGATTVRGVAVSQLVHDTFFEVAEEGGDEPAAKEGQASKRQHHDPVHFVADHPFLFYVLHKNTQSIVLFGRFCKPE